From the Acidimicrobiales bacterium genome, one window contains:
- a CDS encoding acyl-CoA dehydrogenase family protein: MQPITLTDEQRQFRSVVRQFAEDRLAPRAADTDRRGEYDWDAFKACVSMDLPSLGIPEEYGGSGADHVTQAIMVEELARVDASTSLMMLISKLGMIPVINWGSEHLKRTYLPRIASGESQASYCLSEPDAGSDVASMKTRAVRDGDSYVITGTKYWITNAGISDVYTVFAKTDPAAGSRGVSAFVVERDWGVQVTKLEEKMGVRGSPTGEVLLDGVRVPAENRIGEEGEGFRIAMQTLDRSRPTIGAQAVGIGQGALDYACGYMKERHAFGKPISEFQGLQFMVADAAMRLEAARLLVYKACALVDAGDPDGDLGYTGAAAKCFASDVAMQVTTDAVQLLGGYGYTRDFPVERMMRDAKITQIYEGTNQIQRIVISRKLLR; the protein is encoded by the coding sequence ATGCAGCCGATCACCCTCACCGACGAGCAGCGGCAGTTCCGGTCGGTCGTGCGCCAGTTCGCCGAGGACCGCCTCGCGCCCAGGGCCGCCGACACCGACCGCAGGGGCGAGTACGACTGGGACGCGTTCAAGGCGTGCGTCAGCATGGACCTGCCGTCCCTCGGCATCCCCGAGGAGTACGGCGGGTCGGGCGCCGACCACGTGACCCAGGCGATCATGGTCGAGGAGCTGGCCAGGGTCGACGCCTCGACCAGCCTCATGATGCTGATCTCCAAGCTCGGGATGATCCCGGTCATCAACTGGGGCAGCGAGCACCTGAAGCGCACGTACCTGCCGAGGATCGCCTCGGGCGAGAGCCAGGCGTCGTACTGCCTCTCCGAGCCCGACGCCGGGTCGGACGTGGCCTCGATGAAGACGAGGGCCGTGCGCGACGGCGACTCCTACGTGATCACCGGCACCAAGTACTGGATCACCAACGCCGGCATCAGCGACGTGTACACGGTGTTCGCCAAGACCGACCCGGCCGCCGGCAGCCGGGGCGTGTCGGCCTTCGTCGTCGAGCGCGACTGGGGGGTCCAGGTCACCAAGCTCGAGGAGAAGATGGGCGTGCGGGGCAGCCCCACCGGCGAGGTGCTGCTCGACGGCGTGCGGGTGCCGGCCGAGAACCGCATCGGCGAGGAGGGCGAGGGCTTCCGCATCGCCATGCAGACCCTCGACCGGTCACGGCCGACGATCGGCGCCCAGGCGGTCGGCATCGGCCAGGGGGCGCTCGACTACGCGTGCGGCTACATGAAGGAGCGCCACGCGTTCGGCAAGCCCATCTCCGAGTTCCAGGGCCTCCAGTTCATGGTGGCGGACGCGGCGATGCGCCTCGAGGCCGCCCGGCTGCTCGTGTACAAGGCGTGCGCGCTGGTCGACGCCGGCGACCCCGACGGCGACCTCGGCTACACGGGCGCGGCGGCCAAGTGCTTCGCGTCGGACGTGGCCATGCAGGTGACCACCGACGCCGTCCAGCTCCTCGGCGGCTACGGCTACACCAGGGACTTCCCCGTCGAGCGCATGATGCGGGACGCCAAGATCACGCAGATCTACGAGGGGACCAAC